In Firmicutes bacterium ASF500, a single genomic region encodes these proteins:
- the hgdA gene encoding (R)-2-hydroxyglutaryl-CoA dehydratase, subunit alpha, producing MAKEVSPGVLALRKVVEDVYADARVAKKEGKLVGWSSSKFPCELAEAFGLNVMYPENQAAGIAANRDGEIMCKAAEELGFDNDICGYARISLAYAAGKRASRKFDPETLEFVINPASGRPLKDENGKVVMGEDGKPVKDPKTMQPYTVLDDIHEIEALPETTEKEIAYKNFRREAIKPYRQMRMPQPDFVLCCNNICNCMTKWYENIARMCNVPLIMIDIPYNNTVEVHDTNVAYVRAQFDHAIKQLEELTGKKFDEKKFEEACANANRTASAWLRVCDYLQYKPAPYSGFDLFNHMADVVTARGRVQAAEAFEQLEKDLAEAVKVGKTTTPFPEKYRVMFEGIPCWPKLPNLFKPLKEHGVNVTAVVYAPAFGFVYNNMDEMVRAYYKAPNSVCIEQGVSWREGICKDNKVDGVLVHYNRSCKPWSGYMAEMQRRFTEDLGIPCAGFDGDQADPRNFNEAQYETRVQGLVEAMEANAENKEG from the coding sequence ATGGCAAAAGAAGTTAGCCCCGGCGTACTGGCGCTGCGCAAGGTCGTAGAGGATGTCTACGCCGACGCCCGCGTGGCCAAGAAGGAGGGCAAGCTGGTGGGCTGGTCCAGCTCCAAGTTCCCCTGCGAGCTGGCCGAGGCCTTTGGCCTGAACGTGATGTACCCGGAAAACCAGGCCGCCGGCATCGCCGCCAACCGTGACGGCGAGATCATGTGCAAGGCCGCCGAGGAGCTGGGCTTTGACAACGACATCTGCGGCTACGCCCGCATCTCCCTGGCCTACGCCGCCGGCAAGCGGGCCAGCCGCAAGTTCGACCCCGAGACCCTGGAGTTTGTCATCAACCCCGCCAGCGGCCGTCCCCTGAAGGACGAGAACGGCAAGGTGGTCATGGGTGAGGACGGCAAGCCCGTCAAGGACCCCAAGACCATGCAGCCCTACACCGTCCTGGACGACATCCATGAGATCGAGGCCCTGCCCGAGACCACCGAGAAGGAGATCGCCTACAAGAACTTCCGCCGGGAGGCCATTAAGCCCTACCGTCAGATGCGGATGCCCCAGCCCGACTTCGTGCTGTGCTGCAACAACATCTGCAACTGCATGACCAAGTGGTATGAGAACATCGCCCGTATGTGCAACGTGCCCCTGATCATGATCGACATCCCCTACAACAACACCGTGGAGGTCCACGACACCAACGTGGCCTATGTCCGGGCCCAGTTCGACCACGCCATCAAGCAGCTGGAGGAGCTGACCGGCAAGAAGTTCGACGAGAAGAAGTTCGAGGAGGCCTGCGCCAACGCCAACCGCACCGCCAGCGCCTGGCTGCGGGTGTGCGACTACCTCCAGTATAAGCCCGCCCCCTACTCCGGCTTCGACCTGTTCAACCACATGGCCGACGTGGTCACCGCCCGGGGCCGCGTCCAGGCCGCCGAGGCCTTTGAGCAGCTGGAGAAGGACCTGGCCGAGGCCGTGAAGGTGGGCAAGACCACCACCCCCTTCCCCGAGAAGTACCGGGTCATGTTCGAGGGCATCCCCTGCTGGCCCAAGCTGCCCAACCTGTTCAAGCCCCTGAAGGAGCACGGCGTCAACGTCACCGCCGTGGTGTACGCCCCCGCCTTCGGCTTCGTGTACAACAACATGGACGAGATGGTCCGCGCCTACTACAAGGCCCCCAACTCCGTGTGCATCGAGCAGGGCGTGTCCTGGCGCGAGGGCATCTGCAAGGACAACAAGGTGGACGGCGTGCTGGTCCACTACAACCGCTCCTGCAAGCCCTGGTCCGGCTACATGGCCGAGATGCAGCGCCGCTTTACCGAGGACCTGGGCATCCCCTGCGCCGGCTTCGACGGCGACCAGGCCGACCCCCGCAACTTCAACGAGGCCCAGTATGAGACCCGGGTCCAGGGACTGGTGGAGGCCATGGAGGCCAACGCCGAGAACAAGGAGGGCTGA
- the hgdC gene encoding (R)-2-hydroxyglutaryl-CoA dehydratase activating ATPase: MSIYTLGIDIGSTASKCIMLADGKEIVAKSLIDVGAGTSGPQRAIDQVLQEAGKTREEMSFILATGYGRNSLEEFADSQMSELSCHGKGAAFLFPEVRTVIDIGGQDVKVMRVENGVMTNFQMNDKCAAGTGRFLDVMARVLEVDVQDLGALGAQSTKYVGISSTCTVFAESEVISQLSMGTDKRDIINGIHQSVASRVAGLAHRIGVQDQVVMTGGVAQNTGVVNALQEALGREIHTSPLTQYNGALGAALFAYQKYQKAQK; the protein is encoded by the coding sequence ATGAGTATCTACACCCTGGGAATCGACATCGGTTCCACCGCCTCCAAGTGCATCATGCTGGCCGACGGCAAGGAGATCGTCGCCAAGTCCCTCATCGACGTGGGGGCGGGCACCAGCGGGCCTCAGCGGGCCATTGATCAGGTGCTCCAGGAGGCCGGCAAGACCCGGGAGGAGATGTCCTTCATCTTAGCCACCGGCTACGGCCGCAACTCCCTGGAGGAGTTCGCCGACAGCCAGATGAGCGAGCTGAGCTGTCACGGCAAGGGCGCGGCCTTCCTCTTCCCGGAGGTCAGGACCGTCATCGACATCGGCGGTCAGGACGTGAAGGTCATGCGGGTGGAAAACGGCGTGATGACCAACTTCCAGATGAATGACAAGTGCGCCGCCGGTACAGGCCGGTTCCTGGACGTGATGGCCCGGGTGCTGGAGGTGGACGTGCAGGACCTGGGCGCGCTGGGGGCTCAGTCCACCAAGTATGTGGGCATCAGCTCTACTTGCACCGTCTTCGCCGAGAGCGAGGTCATCAGCCAGCTGTCCATGGGCACCGACAAGCGGGACATCATCAACGGCATCCACCAGTCGGTGGCCTCCCGGGTGGCCGGACTGGCTCACCGAATTGGAGTCCAGGACCAGGTGGTCATGACCGGCGGCGTGGCCCAGAACACCGGGGTGGTGAACGCCCTCCAGGAGGCCCTGGGCCGTGAGATTCACACCTCGCCCCTGACCCAGTACAACGGCGCCCTGGGCGCGGCCCTGTTCGCCTATCAGAAGTATCAGAAGGCACAGAAGTGA
- the gcdA gene encoding Glutaconyl-CoA decarboxylase subunit alpha yields MGNYSMPKYFQNMPVVGKPVKANKENVDELRAIEDDIHAHIVDALSSGKADEDMNAKGQLTAMQRVSLLVDAGTWCPLNSLYNPEHNKNGSTSIVKGLGRVNGKWCCIIASDNKKHAGTWVPGQADNLLRGSDTAKRLRIPLIYLLECAGVELDKQEKVYPNRRGGGTPFYRNSELNQMGIPVIVGIHGTNPAGGGYHSISPTVLVAHQKANMAVGGAGIVGGMNPKPHVDMEAALAQIEATKGLRADPPGSVSIHYGETGFFREVYTEQEGVIAGIKKYVDMLPTFDLEFFRVDTPQSPAMSDAELYDLVLNNKNRPYDMYSVLGRLFDGSQFMEYKKGYGPEMITGIAKVDGLLVGVVANQQGIFPNYPEYKMAKYGQAMGAGGKLYRQGLIKMNEFVTLCARDRLPMVWIQDTTGIDVGDDAEVAELLGLGQSLIYSIQSSGLPMMEITLRRGTAAAHYVLGGPQGNDNNAFSLGTAATEINVMNGKTAANAMYTGRLAKDQKAGKDLQPTIDKMNALIDDYNVKSQPLFCAQAGLVDEVVDMPMMRNYIVAFADSCYQNPASICPFHQMLLPRTIKDYEDGHK; encoded by the coding sequence TTGGGTAATTATTCCATGCCAAAATACTTCCAGAACATGCCCGTGGTGGGCAAGCCTGTCAAGGCCAACAAGGAGAACGTGGATGAGCTGCGGGCCATTGAGGACGATATCCACGCCCACATCGTGGACGCGCTCAGCTCCGGCAAGGCCGACGAGGACATGAACGCCAAGGGCCAGCTTACCGCCATGCAGCGCGTCTCCCTGCTGGTGGACGCGGGCACCTGGTGCCCCCTGAACAGCCTGTACAACCCCGAGCACAACAAGAACGGCTCCACCTCCATCGTCAAGGGCCTGGGCCGGGTGAACGGCAAGTGGTGCTGCATCATCGCCAGCGACAACAAGAAGCACGCCGGCACCTGGGTGCCCGGTCAGGCGGACAACCTGCTCCGGGGCAGCGACACCGCCAAGCGGCTGCGCATCCCCCTGATCTACCTGCTGGAGTGCGCCGGCGTGGAGCTGGACAAGCAGGAGAAGGTCTACCCCAACCGCCGGGGCGGCGGCACCCCCTTCTACCGCAACTCTGAGCTGAATCAGATGGGCATCCCCGTCATCGTGGGCATCCACGGCACCAACCCCGCCGGCGGCGGCTATCACTCCATCTCCCCCACCGTGCTGGTGGCCCACCAGAAGGCCAACATGGCCGTGGGCGGCGCGGGCATCGTGGGCGGCATGAACCCCAAGCCCCATGTGGATATGGAGGCCGCTCTGGCCCAGATCGAGGCCACCAAGGGCCTGCGTGCCGATCCTCCCGGGTCCGTCTCCATCCACTACGGCGAGACCGGCTTCTTCCGCGAGGTGTACACTGAGCAGGAGGGCGTCATCGCCGGCATCAAGAAGTATGTTGACATGCTGCCCACCTTCGACCTGGAGTTCTTCCGTGTGGACACCCCCCAGTCCCCCGCCATGTCCGACGCGGAGCTGTACGACCTGGTGCTGAACAACAAGAACCGCCCCTACGACATGTATTCCGTCCTGGGCCGCCTCTTCGACGGCAGCCAGTTCATGGAGTATAAGAAGGGCTACGGTCCCGAGATGATTACCGGCATCGCCAAGGTGGACGGTCTCCTGGTGGGCGTGGTCGCCAACCAGCAGGGCATTTTCCCCAACTACCCCGAGTATAAGATGGCCAAGTACGGCCAGGCTATGGGCGCGGGCGGCAAGCTGTACCGCCAGGGCCTCATCAAGATGAACGAGTTCGTCACCCTCTGCGCCCGTGACCGCCTGCCCATGGTGTGGATTCAGGACACCACCGGCATCGACGTGGGCGACGACGCCGAGGTCGCCGAGCTGCTGGGCCTGGGCCAGTCCCTGATCTACTCCATCCAGTCCTCCGGCCTGCCCATGATGGAGATTACCCTCCGCCGGGGCACCGCCGCCGCTCACTACGTCCTGGGCGGCCCCCAGGGCAACGACAACAACGCTTTCTCTCTGGGCACCGCGGCCACCGAGATCAACGTCATGAACGGCAAGACCGCCGCCAACGCCATGTACACCGGCCGTCTGGCTAAGGACCAGAAAGCGGGCAAGGACCTCCAGCCCACCATCGACAAGATGAACGCCCTCATCGACGACTACAACGTGAAGTCTCAGCCCCTGTTCTGCGCCCAGGCCGGCCTGGTGGACGAGGTGGTTGACATGCCCATGATGCGCAACTACATCGTGGCCTTCGCCGACTCCTGCTACCAGAACCCCGCCTCCATCTGCCCCTTCCACCAGATGCTCCTGCCCAGGACTATCAAGGATTACGAGGACGGGCATAAATAA